One Capsicum annuum cultivar UCD-10X-F1 chromosome 2, UCD10Xv1.1, whole genome shotgun sequence genomic window carries:
- the LOC107861270 gene encoding E3 ubiquitin-protein ligase RNF26, which produces MAELLRERMDGSDRIVSRRKSLTERLGFTGSIACCGATFCLRPASLSAVDYDGVEEQLHPPPDAEDVGRESPPEIECLGHIPAGSGMNLAAALLAERNLRSAQDSEGSGPNRSADGPGTAQGTPHRMSLMRLLEETNGWDEKEEEGAGNDRVCCVCMERKKEAAFIPCGHTYCRVCSTELWLNRGYCPLCNRSILEILDIY; this is translated from the coding sequence ATGGCGGAATTGCTTAGAGAACGAATGGACGGCAGTGATCGCATCGTGAGTCGACGAAAGAGTTTAACCGAACGGCTAGGATTCACCGGATCCATTGCATGTTGTGGGGCCACCTTTTGTCTCCGACCAGCTTCGTTAAGCGCAGTGGACTACGATGGCGTCGAAGAACAGCTACATCCACCGCCGGATGCGGAGGACGTCGGCCGTGAATCACCGCCGGAAATAGAGTGCTTGGGTCACATTCCGGCGGGTTCCGGGATGAACTTAGCGGCGGCGTTACTAGCGGAGCGGAACTTAAGATCGGCCCAAGATTCCGAAGGATCAGGCCCAAATAGAAGCGCTGATGGGCCGGGTACAGCACAAGGAACGCCGCATAGGATGTCGTTGATGAGATTGTTGGAGGAAACGAACGGCTGGGATGAGAAGGAGGAAGAAGGGGCGGGGAATGATAGGGTGTGCTGCGTGTGCATGGAAAGGAAAAAGGAAGCAGCATTCATACCATGTGGACACACATATTGTAGGGTGTGTTCAACAGAACTTTGGTTAAATCGAGGTTATTGTCCCCTTTGCAATAGATCCATTCTTGAAATTCTCGACATTTACTAA
- the LOC107859634 gene encoding 1-aminocyclopropane-1-carboxylate oxidase-like, translating into MENTFPVVDMGLLQTEKRAETMDKIKDACENWGFFELVDHGISHELLDAVENFTKGHYKKCMEQRFKEMVASKGLEAVQTEINDLDWESTFFLKHLPVSNVYEVPDLDDEYRNVMKEFALKLEKLAENLLDLLCENLGLEKGYLKKAFYGSKGPTFGTKVSNYPPCPKPELIKGLRAHTDAGGIILLFQDDKVSGLQLLKDGNWIDVPPMKHSIVINLGDQLEVITNGRYKSVEHRVIAQQDGTRMSLASFYNPGSDAVIFPAPELIEKAEEENKLKYPKFVFEDYMKLYAGLKFQAKEPRFEAMKAMETTVNLGPIETV; encoded by the exons ATGGAGAATACTTTCCCAGTTGTGGATATGGGGTTGCTTCAAACTGAGAAAAGGGCTGAAACAATGGACAAAATCAAAGATGCATGTGAGAACTGGGGTTTCTTTGAG CTTGTGGATCATGGGATTTCCCATGAATTGCTGGACGCAGTAGAGAACTTTACTAAGGGGCATTACAAGAAGTGCATGGAACAAAGGTTTAAGGAAATGGTGGCAAGTAAAGGCCTTGAGGCTGTCCAAACTGAGATTAATGATCTTGATTGGGAAAGCACTTTCTTCTTGAAACATCTTCCTGTTTCTAATGTGTATGAAGTTCCAGACCTGGATGATGAATACAg GAATGTTATGAAAGAATTTGCACTGAAGCTAGAGAAACTAGCTGAAAATCTTTTGGACTTGCTGTGTGAGAATCTTGGCCTAGAGAAAGGTTATCTGAAAAAGGCATTTTATGGCTCAAAGGGTCCAACTTTCGGAACCAAAGTTAGCAACTACCCTCCTTGTCCCAAGCCGGAACTGATCAAAGGCTTACGCGCTCACACTGATGCTGGTGGCATCATCCTGCTTTTCCAGGATGACAAGGTCAGTGGGCTCCAATTGCTGAAAGATGGCAATTGGATTGATGTCCCTCCTATGAAACACTCAATTGTCATCAACCTCGGTGATCAGCTCGAG GTGATTACTAATGGAAGATACAAGAGTGTTGAGCACAGAGTGATTGCTCAACAAGATGGCACTAGGATGTCTCTAGCTTCCTTCTACAATCCAGGAAGTGATGCTGTCATATTTCCAGCACCAGAGTTGATTGAGAAGGCAGAAGAAGAGAACAAACTGAAGTATCCAAAATTTGTGTTTGAAGATTATATGAAGTTGTATGCAGGTCTCAAATTCCAGGCTAAGGAGCCTAGGTTTGAAGCAATGAAGGCTATGGAGACTACTGTCAACTTAGGTCCAATAGAAACTGTTTGA
- the LOC124896288 gene encoding uncharacterized protein LOC124896288, producing MVDKENDASWGFFFEKFKDFVVDEPKLCIISDRHVSIANGLARHYLLAHHGVCMRHLDENLRTNHHCSDSIYLYYHSAKAYTLQEFNDYFNALKERCPNTAACLEHEVGFEKWSRAHFPGNQFNVMTSNITDSLNSILRDEREYPVAAIFNSIAHRFREIFRKRYVEVDNSKTTFVPVAKAILRENMTEGDKLYVNNIKGSIKEFTVIGYGRSAKVNIRDSHVLIETLRLKHGDEYGTSIYNYSSQIYSKESYLLAYLEPICAVPLESEWSLAREYLEMQVLSPDFDLKLERKKVKRVKDVLEPSRYKNRNKCSKYKKPGHKRTTSSLNVG from the exons ATGGTGGATAAGGAGAACGATGCGTCATGGGGCTTCTTCTTTGAGAAGTTTAAGGACTTTGTCGTCGACGAACCAAAGCTGTGCATTATCTCTGACAGGCACGTAAGCATAGCCAACGGCCTCGCAAGGCATTATCTGCTTGCGCATCATGGTGTTTGTATGAGGCATCTCGATGAAAATCTTCGAACAAATCACCATTGTTCCGATTCTATCTATTTGTACTACCATTCGGCCAAGGCGTACACGTTGCAAGAATTTAATGACTACTTCAACGCCCTTAAAGAAAGATGCCCCAACACAGCAGCTTGCCTCGAGCATGAAGTTGGATTTGAAAAGTGGAGCAGGGCGCACTTTCCAGGTAATCAATTCAATGTCATGACCTCAAACATCACCGACTCGCTCAACTCAATATTGCGTGACGAAAGAGAGTATCCAGTGGCGGCCATTTTTAATTCAATTGCACATAGATTTAGAGAAATATTTAGGAAGAGGTATGTGGAGGTGGACAATTCAAAGACAACATTCGTTCCCGTAGCTAAGGCGATCTTGAGGGAAAACATGACCGAGGGGGACAAATTATATGTGAACAACATAAAAGGAAGCATCAAAGAATTCACCGTGATTGGTTACGGTCGTTCCGCCAAAGTTAATATTCGAGATAGTCATGTTCTTATAGAAA CGTTGCGTTTGAAGCACGGGGATGAATACGGCACTAGCATTTACAACTACTCTTCGCAAATATATTCGAAAGAGTCATACCTTCTTGCATACTTGGAACCTATTTGTGCAGTACCACTGGAGTCGGAGTGGAGTCTGGCGCGAGAATATCTTGAAATGCAAGTTCTTTCACCCGATTTCGATCTCAAACTCGAAAGGAAGAAGGTGAAACGTGTTAAGGATGTGTTGGAGCCTTCAAGATACAAGAATAGAAACAAGTGCTCCAAGTACAAAAAGCCGGGACATAAGAGAACAACAAGTAGCCTTAACGTAGGATAA
- the LOC107859633 gene encoding glutamic acid-rich protein, translated as MKQHYMKKFKAFTDEPKDAFINGLKTHLEGVTIITSSEDGKDGDDDRNLGGNVVSRHVTRGVGTSKSTALGKTPMIKNLKERMFRLEESIKDIADFVKEERLRRAEKEKQKKRDEAEGVQVQSWHSAVRVVRDNNSIKEALLEVAAFEQAYINFDEVMIPEIAAVVEKENLDEGDEEKKEGKNEEAVCEEKNKADGSAGVQKEDHDEGRQDEDDKNEKSGSEEESNEEDGEKVEEKNAEEVEKEEGEEEHKEEGKNDAPEKKGIAKNENENEFLNIDGFLNGVTQDINKMQVEDENVECLDNI; from the exons ATGAAGCAGCACTACATGAAAAAGTTTAAAGCATTCACGGACGAACCGAAGGACGCATTCATCAATGGCTTGAAGACCCATCTAGAGGGTGTGACTATCATCACCTCATCGGAGGATGGTAAGGATGGGGATGATGACCGAAATTTGGGTGGAAATGTTGTTTCAAGGCATGTCACTCGGGGTGTGGGGACGAGTAAGTCGACAGCATTGGGAAAGACACCGATGATTAAAAATCTGAAAGAACGCATGTTTAGGTTGGAGGAGTCGATCAAGGACATCGCTGATTTTGTGAAAGAGGAGAGGCTGAGGAGAGCAGAAAAGGAGAAGCAAAAAAAGCGAGATGAAGCTGAAG GTGTGCAGGTGCAAAGTTGGCATTCAGCGGTGAGGGTTGTCCGCGATAACAACAGCATTAAAGAAGCGCTCCTTGAGGTAGCAGCTTTTGAACAGGCCTACATCAATTTTGATGAGGTGATGATCCCTGAGATTGCAGCTGTTGTGGAGAAGGAAAATCTCGATGAAggggatgaagaaaaaaaagaaggaaaaaatgaagaagctgtttgtgaagaaaaaaacaAAGCTGATGGATCAGCTGGTGTGCAGAAGGAGGATCATGATGAAGGCAGACaggatgaagatgataaaaatgagaaaagtggTTCTGAAGAAGAAAGCAAcgaagaagatggagagaaagtagaagaaaagaatgcagaagaagtagaaaaagaagagggagaagaagaacataaagaagaaggaaaaaatgatgcaCCAGAAAAAAAAGGCATCGCGAAGAACGAAAACGAGAATGAATTTCTGAACATAGATGGATTTCTTAATGGAGTTACTCAGGACATCAACAAGATGCAAGTGGAAGACGAAAATGTTGAATGTTTAgacaatatttaa